From Magnetofaba australis IT-1:
CTTCTTCAGGGCGGACGCCAGGAGCAGGCGGCGTTCAACGACCACTTCATCGCCCCCCAGAGCGAAGGTAAAAGCGCGCCGTTGGGGTGGGGGTTCCTGGCTCTGGGCATGCTCCTGGGCGCGCCGCTGTTGCGCCAGAAATCGTCGAGTCAAAACCAGGAGACGCGCCCATGACCGCCGCTCTGAATCTCAGCCGCATCCGTTTGGCGGTGCAACTGGTGATGCTGGTGATCACCGTCTATGGCGGGGTGGTGCTGGGTCACTATCTGTCCGACAAACTCTCCAACGCGCTGCCCGCGCTCTCCTGCGCCTTCGACCAGCAGAACGGGGCCTACTGCACGCTGATTCCGTTTCAGCATCAGATGCACCACCGGGTGGGGGAGGTGATTGCGCGCAGCGGCCAGTTCGCCATGGCCACGCTGGTTCCGCTGGGCTTTACGTTTCTGTCGTTCTACATCCTGTTCTTCTTCCTGAATAAGGCGTTCTGCGGCTGGATCTGCCCGTTGGGAACGTTGCAGGAGCTGCTCTATCGCCTGGGGCGCGTGTTGCGGCGTCCGTTCCACCGTTTGCACGGGCGCGGGTTGTCGCGAGTGCGGCCCATCAAGTGGATCGTGCTGCTGGGATTGGTGTTTCTGCTGCCGCTGCTGGCGGGATTGGGGCATCTGCCCCATGCGGCGGGGGACGCCTTCTGTCAGGTGTGCCCGGCGCGCATCGCCACCACCCTGCTCACCGGCGACCTCAATCAAGTGACCGTCGCCACCACCGGCACGGCGGAGTTCCTCTTCAGCGCCCTGCGCGCCACCCTGTTCGGCTTTATTGTCATCGCCGCCCTCAGCGTGCGCCAACCCTTCTGCCGCGTCTGCCCGATGCTGGCGCTGCATGCGCTGCTGCGTCGTTTCTCGCCGCTGCGCCTGCGCAAGCAGGAGGAGAGCGAGGCGTGCGGTCGCTGCGATCTGTGCGCCCGCGCCTGCCCCATGGATATCCCCGAGGTGGCCGAGCAGAGCGGGGCCAAGGCGTTCCATGACGACTGCACCCTGTGTGGCCGCTGCGTGGAGTTCTGTCCCCATGATGATCGCCTGCAACTGAAATTCGGCCCCTGGATGCTGTTCCGCTCCAGCCGCGACTACTTCCGCCGCCGCAGCCGCTTGGAGCGGCCTGAAGGCGGCGCGCGATCGGAGTCCCCCTGATGCCGCCGCTGGCGTTTGACGGCGCGTTGAGCCTTGCCTCGGCGTGGATTCTGGGCCTCTCCACCGGCTTGACCCTGTGCGCGCTCTCCTGTGTGCCCGCCATGGGCAGTTGGGCGCTGGCGCGGGCGGGCGGCGGATTGCAAGCGCTGGGCGACACCGTGCTGTTCCTGGCCGGGCGGGTGACCGGCTACACCCTGTTGGCGGGGGGCGCGGCGTGGTTGGGACAGACCCTGTTGCTGTGGCGCGAAGCGTGGCCGGTGGAGGCGATATTGGGTGTTGCACTGATCGCCTCCGGGATGCTGCTGGCGTGGCCGCGTCGCAGCGGCCAGTGCGCGGGTAGTCATGGTCGGCGCGGGGAGTCCTGGCCGCCGTTTTTCCTCGGTTTGAGTTTGAGTCTGATTCCGTGTCCGCCGCTGGCGGCGCTGCTGTCGGCCAGCGCCAACGCCGCCGACTGGCTGCACGGGGCGCTGCTGGGCGGCGCTTTTGGGGTGGGCGCGGCGCTCTCGCCGGTGCTGCTGATTGCGCCGCTGTTCGGTCTGTTTGGCAAGTCGCTGACCACAGCGCAGCCGTGGCTGGCGCGCTGGACCCGGCTGGCGGGGGCGGCGGCCCTGGTGGCGCTCGGCGTGGCGCGTCTGCTGGGCGGAGGCGCGGCGTGACGGTTGCGGCCAGCATCGCGATGCGGCATCCGCTGGAGCCGGTGGAGGCGCGCCGTGACGCCCTGTGGGCCGTCGGTGCGGCGCTGGCGCTGCATCTGGCGCTGGCCACAGCGCTGCTGCTGGGCGTACGCGCGCCGACGCCGCCAGTCACATTACAGAGTTTTCAGGTGGTGATTCTGCCCGAGGCGGAGGCGCCGCCCGAGGTTGCACAAACGGAGCCCGCGCCGCCGGAGCCAGTTGCCGAGCCGGAGCCCGCGCCGGAGGAGCCCGTTGCTGAAGCGGAGCCTGCGCGGGAGGAGCTCGTTGCTGAAGCGGAGCCCGCGCCGCCGCAACCCATTGTCGCGCCGGAGCCGCCGCCGGAACCCGCTTTGGAGCCGGAGTCGGCTCCTGTGGTGAATACAACCCGCGCCGCGCCTGCGCCACAGCGCCGCAAACTTGCGCCGCCCCGCAAACAAGTCAAGTTGGTCGCTGCGCCGCCAAAACAGCCCGCGCCGACCCCGCCCAGCCAGTCAGTGGCGACGCCCCCTCGCGCCGCCTCGGCGTCGACCACTGAGGCCGTCGCTGCGCCGCCGCGTTTTACGCCGCCGGTGGGCCATGCGGGCTATCTGGACAATCCGCCGCCGCAATACCCGGTGCTGGCGCGCCGCCGGGGGTTGCAGGGGCGGGTGCTGCTGCGCGTGGATGTGGGACGCACGGGAGAGGTGCGCAGCGTGCGCGTCAAACAGGGCTCCGGCCATGCGGTGCTGGATCGGGCCGCCCGCGCCACCGTGCTGGGGTGGCGCTTTCGTCCCGCCACCCGCAATGGCGCGGCGGTGGTGGCGCAGGTGGATGTGCCGATTCGATTCGTTCTGCAATAAGGGGAAGAGGCGATGATGTGGTTGAATTGGTGGCAGGACGCCGATTGGATTGTGCGCGGCGTATTCCTGTTGTTGATTACGCTGTCGGCGGTGAGCTGGAGCGTGCTGACGGCGCGGGCGCTGCGTTTCGCCCGTGTGTTGGAGCGCGAACGGGGCCTGCTCGACGCGCTGCGCGATGTGGTCGCCTCCACCTCCATCAACACCCCCTCCACCCGGCTGCTCACCCAACGCGATCTCTATCATGCGCTCTCCGCCGAGGGGCGTGAGGCGCTGCGCGGGCAGACGTTGCGCGAGATCCGTCTGGAACTGGAGAACGGCCTGACCATTCTGGCCACCATCGGCAACGCCGCCCCCTTCATCGGCCTGTTCGGCACCGTGTGGGGCATCATGAACGCGCTGCACGGTCTGGGCGGCGCGGCGCTGAATATGGAGATGGTCACCGGCCCGGTGGCCGAGGCGCTGGTGGCCACCGCCGCCGGTCTGTTCGTCGCCGTGCCCGCGGTGGCGGGGTACAACTATCTGGTGCGCAAGCTGCGCCATGTGATGGGGGCGGTCGAACGCAACGCGCTGTGGATGACCGAACCGGAACTGGGAGAGTTGTAACCATGGCGGGCTCCTCTTCATCCGGCGGCGGCGACTTCGATGCGCCGCTGGCGGAAATCAATGTCACCCCGTTGGTGGATGTGATGCTGGTGCTGTTGGTGATCTTCATCGTCGCCGCGCCGCTCATGGCGCAGGCGCTCAAGGTTGATCTGCCCCGCGCCGCCGCTCCCAGCGACGCCGAACCCCATGTGATTGCGCTGGTGGCCAAGGCCGATGGCGTCACCCTGCTCGATGACGTCGTGATCGAGTCCGAGGCATTGGAAGCGGCCCTGAAGGCGCGCTTTGCCGACAACCCGCAGGCGGTGCTGCGCCTGGGCGCCGATGCCGCCATCGCCTATGAAGAGGTCGCGCGTCTGCTCTCCATAGCGCAGCGCGCGGGTATTCGCCGTATCGCCTTCGCCACCCGCGCCGCGCCGTAAATCTTTCCCCGCCCTCTCTGTTTCCCGTTTGTTCAGCCCACGCCCAGCGCGCCGTGAAGCGTTGTGACATCTGCTGTTGCCGTGCGCTTGAGCACGACTGAGCGCGGTTTCGCCATTTCAGGCGAAATCGTTGTGGATTCACTCGCTTCATGTTTGCTTAAAGCGATTTGAATTTACGCGCCCGGGGAGTATGCTGGTGACATCGTTGCGCCGACTGGATCCGCGGAAGCTCTCCCCATGGGAGCGCATGGGAGAGGAATGGCGCAGCCCTCTCTGTCGCCTGGAAGGTACCGTTCGGGAATGAAAAATTCGCGCAACGTCTGGGAGATTCTGCTGCTGGCCGCCGTCTATTTCGTCACCGCGCGATTGGGACAGCAGTTGGCGATTCCCCCAGGCAACGTGACGCCAGTGTGGTTGCCGTCGGGCATCTGCCTGGCGTGGTTGCTGGTGCGCGGCGTCCAGCTCTGGCCTGGCGTGTTTCTGGGCGCCTTTCTGGGCAATGCGTGGGCCTATTTTGACGCCAGCTCCGCCTCTTTGATGCTGCGCGCGCTGCTGGCCGGCGGCGCCAATGGCGTGGGCGACGTCATCGCCATCGCTGGCGCGGCGTGGGCGTTGAGCCATCTGACCGACGCCTCCCGCCTGTTTGACGACGCCAAGAACACCACGGCGTTTCTCCTCATCGGCGGCGTGGTCGGCTCCTTTTTTAGCGCGTTGTTGGGGATCTCCGGTCTCACCATCAGTGGCTTTTTGGCGCCGGAGCATCTGATCTTCCCCTTCTTGACCTGGTGGACCGGCGACGCCATGGGGGTGGTGTTTTTCACCCCCATCATCTTGGAGTTGGCGCAGTGCAAAAGCGTGCGCGCTCTGCGGCCGACCGTCGAGGCCTTCCTGCAGACGGGACTGTTTGTCCTGTTGGGCGGGATCGCCTTCTTCCACCCGGAGGTTGCGCCGCCTGCGTCGCTGCTGCTGGCGTTGGCGCCATTGCTGATTTGGAGCGTGTTTCGCTTCTCCCAAGCGGTGCTGTTTGGTCAGTTGTTGCTGCTGGCGTCAATCGCAATCATAGCCACCGCCATGGGGCGCGGTCCGCTGTTGATCGCCGATGACCTGACCGCGTCGTTGATCCACCTGCAGGCGTTTCTCGGCGCCATGGCGCTGTCGGTCTTCTATCTGAACAGCCTGAATCGCGAACTCCAGGCGGCAAACAGCGGGTTGGAACGCAAAATTGTTGAGCGCACCCAGGAGCTGCAGGAGGCGAATCGACGGTTGCGCCATGAGGTGGCTGAGCGTCAGCAGGCTGAAGCCTCTCTGAATGAGAGTCGCCAAGAGTTGCTGGAGGCGCAGGAGATCGCCCATGTGGGCAACTGGATCTGGCGCATCGAAGATGGCTCATTGAGCTGGACAGATGAAATTTATCGCATCTTTGGCTTTGCGCCGCAGGCCATAGAGCCAACCTACGCGGCGTTTTTGCAAGCAGTGCACCCCGATGATCGCGAGCGGGTGGAGGCGGCGGTTAAGGCTGCTCTGGATGATCCGGACGTCGCCTATGGGGTGGAGCATCGCATCGTGCGTCCAGATGGCGAAGTGCGCGTGGTCAACGAGTTGGGGCGCATCGAGCGCGATGCCGCCGGGCGCGCGGTGCTGATGATCGGCGCGGTGCAGGACATCACCGAGCGCACGGCCCTGGAGGACGCCCTGCGACAGTCGGCGGTGGAGTGGAGCGCCGCCATGGACGCCTATCCAGACGCCATTTATCTGCTGGATGAGACCCGTCATCTGCGGCGCGCCAACCAGGCGTTTTTTCAGATGCTGCGCATGACGCCAGAGCAGGCGGTTGGCGAACATATCGCTACGCTGATGCACCCGCAGGGAGAAGAGCGCCCATGTCCGGTGTGCCAGGCGCAGTTGGATCTGCGCGACGCCGTCATCACCATGGAGTCCGAGCATCCCAACAATCCGACTGGTCGCCCGATAGAGATCACCGTTACGGTGGTGCGGGACGCCGCTGGCGCAGTCAGCGGCATACTGATGAATCTGCACGATCTGACCGAGTCGCGCCGGGCGCAGCAGAGCCTCATAGAGAGTGAAGAGCGTTTTCGCACCGTGTTTGAGCAGGCCGCCGTGGGCATCGGCCACGTGGCGCCGGACGGTCGCTGGCTGCGGGTGAACAATAAATTGTGTCAGATTGTCGGTTACGCCCGAGAGGAGTTGCTGCAACTGAGTTTTCAGGAGATCACCCACCCCGACGATCTGAATACGGATATTGAGCTGGTGCAGCAGATGCTGCAGCGCAAGATCGAGCACTACACGCTGGAGAAACGCTATATCGCCAAAGATGGACGCACCATTTGGGTCAATTTGACGGTGGCGTTGGTGTTCAAGAAGGGTGGCGAGCCAGACTACTTCATCTCGGTGGTGGAGGACATCAGCCAACGCAAACGCGCCGAGGCGCAGCTGTTGGAGAGCGAAACGCGCTTCCGCTCGCTGTTCCGCTCCATGAACGAGGGCGGCGCTTTGCACGAGTTGGTGTTGGACGCCTCCGGTCAAGCGGTGGACTATCGGATTTTGGAGGTCAACGCCGCCTACAGCGAGATTCTGGGCATTGCGAAAGAGCAGGTGGAAGGGCGTTTGGCCACACAGGTGTACGGCGTCCCAGAAGCGCCCTATCTGGCGGTCTATCAAGAGGTGGTGGAGAGTGGCCAGAGCCAGCGTTTTGATGCGGAATTTGCGCCGTTGCAGCGCAGCTTTGAGATTTCAGCCTTCTCGCCAGGGGAGAACCAGTTCGCCACGGTGTTTACCGATATCACCGAACGTAAAGAAGCCGAGCGCAAGCTCAACGCAGCGTTGGGTGATCTGGAGCGCGAACGCACCTTCTTGAAATCGTTGATTCAGAGCCTGCCGGACCTGGTGTGGATGAAGGATCCCGACGGGGTCTATCTGATGTGCAACCCCTCGTTTGAACGCCTGTACG
This genomic window contains:
- a CDS encoding 4Fe-4S binding protein; translation: MTAALNLSRIRLAVQLVMLVITVYGGVVLGHYLSDKLSNALPALSCAFDQQNGAYCTLIPFQHQMHHRVGEVIARSGQFAMATLVPLGFTFLSFYILFFFLNKAFCGWICPLGTLQELLYRLGRVLRRPFHRLHGRGLSRVRPIKWIVLLGLVFLLPLLAGLGHLPHAAGDAFCQVCPARIATTLLTGDLNQVTVATTGTAEFLFSALRATLFGFIVIAALSVRQPFCRVCPMLALHALLRRFSPLRLRKQEESEACGRCDLCARACPMDIPEVAEQSGAKAFHDDCTLCGRCVEFCPHDDRLQLKFGPWMLFRSSRDYFRRRSRLERPEGGARSESP
- a CDS encoding sulfite exporter TauE/SafE family protein; the encoded protein is MPPLAFDGALSLASAWILGLSTGLTLCALSCVPAMGSWALARAGGGLQALGDTVLFLAGRVTGYTLLAGGAAWLGQTLLLWREAWPVEAILGVALIASGMLLAWPRRSGQCAGSHGRRGESWPPFFLGLSLSLIPCPPLAALLSASANAADWLHGALLGGAFGVGAALSPVLLIAPLFGLFGKSLTTAQPWLARWTRLAGAAALVALGVARLLGGGAA
- a CDS encoding energy transducer TonB — its product is MTVAASIAMRHPLEPVEARRDALWAVGAALALHLALATALLLGVRAPTPPVTLQSFQVVILPEAEAPPEVAQTEPAPPEPVAEPEPAPEEPVAEAEPAREELVAEAEPAPPQPIVAPEPPPEPALEPESAPVVNTTRAAPAPQRRKLAPPRKQVKLVAAPPKQPAPTPPSQSVATPPRAASASTTEAVAAPPRFTPPVGHAGYLDNPPPQYPVLARRRGLQGRVLLRVDVGRTGEVRSVRVKQGSGHAVLDRAARATVLGWRFRPATRNGAAVVAQVDVPIRFVLQ
- a CDS encoding MotA/TolQ/ExbB proton channel family protein, with translation MMWLNWWQDADWIVRGVFLLLITLSAVSWSVLTARALRFARVLERERGLLDALRDVVASTSINTPSTRLLTQRDLYHALSAEGREALRGQTLREIRLELENGLTILATIGNAAPFIGLFGTVWGIMNALHGLGGAALNMEMVTGPVAEALVATAAGLFVAVPAVAGYNYLVRKLRHVMGAVERNALWMTEPELGEL
- a CDS encoding ExbD/TolR family protein produces the protein MAGSSSSGGGDFDAPLAEINVTPLVDVMLVLLVIFIVAAPLMAQALKVDLPRAAAPSDAEPHVIALVAKADGVTLLDDVVIESEALEAALKARFADNPQAVLRLGADAAIAYEEVARLLSIAQRAGIRRIAFATRAAP
- a CDS encoding PAS domain S-box protein, with translation MKNSRNVWEILLLAAVYFVTARLGQQLAIPPGNVTPVWLPSGICLAWLLVRGVQLWPGVFLGAFLGNAWAYFDASSASLMLRALLAGGANGVGDVIAIAGAAWALSHLTDASRLFDDAKNTTAFLLIGGVVGSFFSALLGISGLTISGFLAPEHLIFPFLTWWTGDAMGVVFFTPIILELAQCKSVRALRPTVEAFLQTGLFVLLGGIAFFHPEVAPPASLLLALAPLLIWSVFRFSQAVLFGQLLLLASIAIIATAMGRGPLLIADDLTASLIHLQAFLGAMALSVFYLNSLNRELQAANSGLERKIVERTQELQEANRRLRHEVAERQQAEASLNESRQELLEAQEIAHVGNWIWRIEDGSLSWTDEIYRIFGFAPQAIEPTYAAFLQAVHPDDRERVEAAVKAALDDPDVAYGVEHRIVRPDGEVRVVNELGRIERDAAGRAVLMIGAVQDITERTALEDALRQSAVEWSAAMDAYPDAIYLLDETRHLRRANQAFFQMLRMTPEQAVGEHIATLMHPQGEERPCPVCQAQLDLRDAVITMESEHPNNPTGRPIEITVTVVRDAAGAVSGILMNLHDLTESRRAQQSLIESEERFRTVFEQAAVGIGHVAPDGRWLRVNNKLCQIVGYAREELLQLSFQEITHPDDLNTDIELVQQMLQRKIEHYTLEKRYIAKDGRTIWVNLTVALVFKKGGEPDYFISVVEDISQRKRAEAQLLESETRFRSLFRSMNEGGALHELVLDASGQAVDYRILEVNAAYSEILGIAKEQVEGRLATQVYGVPEAPYLAVYQEVVESGQSQRFDAEFAPLQRSFEISAFSPGENQFATVFTDITERKEAERKLNAALGDLERERTFLKSLIQSLPDLVWMKDPDGVYLMCNPSFERLYGAKEAQIVGKTDYDFVEAELADFFRRHDLRAIENDAPSRNEEWLTFAVGGARALMETTKTPVRDRHGAVIGVLGIGHDITEKKQAEVDLIEAKERAEAANLAKSEFLATMSHEIRTPMNVIVGLSDVLLETVTDAEQRKHLGRLQKANKSLLDLVDAILDLSRIEAGRITLKSAPANLAHMIEETVSMMSVVAEQKGLRLEAEIAAGADRWGLHDEKRLRQILINLIGNAVKFTESGRVSVSLVMEQEAGAPALRLCVRDTGIGIGPQNCESIFEKFTQVDSSYARRYSGVGLGLAITHKIIDAMGGRIWVESALNEGSAFFVALPFEPAKPPQEDAPASASDAAANAAPRALRILLAEDSEDNQLLIRTYLKPTSHQLTVVMNGAQAVATACAETFDIILMDIQMPIMDGYEATRRIRADQQEHGKPHTPIVALTAHALEEDAVKSLAAGCDGHLTKPIRKAKLLGAVESIVAGAM